caatgcAGCACTTCTGTTGAGTCGGTCGAAGGGGGGCACCGAAAGCTGCAGCAGAAAGGATGGTCGTTTTTCCGGGGATCCTTAACGTATTTTCACCAATACATGGGCGATTGGGGATTGCTGTGGGAATTGTATTCACTTGTTTGGGGTGTTGATATTTAGAGATTTTTGTACGGAATTTCTTTTCCGCATCCTTTAGTATGTCCCATTAAAAGCTGCTTTTAACCGCAACACCATTTTAAGCTTCATTCCTGTATCGCTTTTACACAAACACTTGAGCACGGACACCTTCGCACGATACACTCACCCCGTGCAAGTGACGATTTGTACGTTTTGCAATACGTCGGCATTTGATTTTTACCcatttacacattttaaacACGTAAATCTTTgcaacccccaaaaacactaGCACCGATTAAGTGCAATATTTTATGTGCTTGCTTGCCTTGCGCTCCGGGTCAACACATCACTAGTAAGCTTTTCCGCCAGCATCCAacgcatacatacacaaacgGGCGCCTGTAGAAATGATGGCTGAAGCCCTTTCTCTTCTTACTATACACGTATACACATGCGCGCATTCACCACCCTCTATCGTTGTCACACCTCTTgcgaagaaggaagaaaaaattaaccacacacacacacgcacacactaccGAACAAACATTCAGGTGAAAATTTTTGCTCTCGATGCGATCTCACACACTGCGCGTTCGacggttttttgttggttttgattgcaattcgttttcctttccggCGTGGTGATGACAACAATGCCTGCATGCACAACGAATACAATAGATCAGCGACCCCTTCGTTTTCTTCGCGTTTCCCTCCACACCCGCGCTgctgaagaaagcaaaaacggTGCGTTTCCGATACAGCCACAAACCCGCTGGCGGATCCGCTTGGTTCGAGCGCGAGTAACATAATGAGCACAAAACAGAGAAGGAGGTTTTGCCTGTCAGCATCGAGAGAAAGAAGTTCAACAACAAtcacgaaagagagagagagagagagtcagCAACCACACGCGTACACGGTAGTTCTTTGCGTGCCATCCATTTGATACTAGATTTGTCTTAcgaaattgttttcattagTAAATACACGttgattttcttatttcacTGATTTAATACAATAGGTGGATggtaatagaaaaagaaagtatgCAAATATGACTGCAAGAACGTGCCGGGagagcaaaacagaaaactgaTACCGCACAAACCTTGCGTCCGTTGACCGGTTGCTGCTTAGACCGTGCTCTATGAAACTGCTAGGAAACGCTGAAACGTCAAACCGGGCGCTGAATAGATgtcaaaattcaaatttaatttttccgtTGAGTGTTGTATTTGCTGAAAGGCAATTTATTGAAGaagtattttttcccctttttatttcattaccatTATCCTAGAAAATAATGTAAGcaacaaaattgcatttaaaatataaactttATTTGACAGCATCTAAATGTTGAAcataaaactaaaagaaaactctattgcttttttaaaaaaacgaaaaaccttTGCGTAAATGATTGAGCTTATACATTATTTGCTCTTGTGCAGTGATCGTTTCAAAACAAtacacatttgtttgtttgtttcgaaaactaggaaaaagaaaactaaatccTTATcatgcaacaataaaaaaaaaatcattaactCAGCTGCTACCGTGGAACATTTCTTACTCACTATCAATATAAAATGTGTGTCGTTTTAATAAgtatgaattttttaaattcaatatttttgagttccttttttttcttgttttattataaaaaatactgtttccatttttagtTCGAAAACAGACAAAATCTAAGGAAAGGAAAGCTACTTCGCTCGTGCGAAACGTTCAATAAAAGAAATGGTCAAAACTTTTGGCCACTCGTAGGAAACGTGATTGAAAGAATGGTTAGATAGAATGATAGAATTAGACATTACAAACGGTTGTGGAATTACATGAACGTGATGATTAAATACTGAATGAATACTGAGGGAACACTTACGAATTAGAGTGAAAAGTTGATTGTTTAAGCACAGTTTTGAGGAGGGTCGATCAAACAACCGAAAGGGTTTGAATGGTCGCGCGCGGGAAAATGTGGAATGTACGCGAGTAAGTTGTTAGTTTGTTTAGCTTGTAAATATGTTAACGCACACGTGAGTAAATAAGCATGTTTTTTAACACCCGTTTTGGCTGTTTATAATACAGCTCTAggtagcagaaaaaaaacgcaaatatAATGTTTTGTTCCGCAACAATGGCGCAACGGTGCAGACAAAAGGGCAAGCGCTATTGTAAAAAGCTACAAAATTTGCAATCACATGAACGGTTTGCTATAAtgtcttccttggatgtgacACATTTTAGTGCGCAGTTTAAATGCAAAGAAACGCTAAATATTACACGCGCTACCTAACTCTGTTTCATCGTTCAGTTGAGCGTTCTTGGCCTTCCTTtgaaaccgcaactatagttGTGCGTATTCTCTGTTCCTTATAATTCGAGGATATCGCGCAAGCGTCCCGAAAACGGTTCTCGCATGCCAGGATGGGGAATGTAGGCGAGCtgttgtataaaaaatatgatacaTACTCAATGCACTGAGTCGTCTACTAAGTGGGTGTGTATGTAGCTATTTGCTTTCCTTTAACATTTACCTTCAATAGATATAAAAAATACTATatccttttccatttcatcttTGCGCATCGTTACCTTGTTTTGCaaatacaatgtttttttcttcaatgttatgttttgttcgGCTGTACACAGTACTGTATGTCGGTTTTGAATGGTTTTCGCACCACTTTTGCTTACCATTTCCGCTAAGTTTATCACACTGGAATGtataatgtttcatttctttactTTCGAGGTAAAGCTGgagttttatgtgtgtgtgtgtggttttttttttgcaatttgccATCTAACTGGTGTCAAAATGTCAATATGTCTCATCCTTTCCTGCGATCGATATGTCTCTTATTACTATTGCCAAGGACCGGGTATTTGTTAGTGGTTTCAACACCAACACCTAGGCCGAAACGGAAGTGATTATAAGTAAGCAATAGTAATGTATAGATTGAACACACTTTTGAGCACTTCCTCTCAATGACACGCTGCATTGTATATGTGCAATATAGACGTTTGTGTTTGCTTATTGTTACTTCGTCAGACTTTTTTACGGGAGTGTGGTATTTTCTTGCTCAGGGAAAGGACTAAACACACAGACCACTGTCTCTGTGTGTATACTATCTCTGTGCGCATACCACTGCAATACACTAAAAATCCGGCTACGCAAAAGTTGTGCATTTCTCTGAGTCATTGTCGTAATGTCGTTGTCACTTAACGCTAACCTGTACTGCTACGCTACGAACCAGGAGTATCTAAATTGGGCAAAACATACTGAGCCTATTAGTTTAAACCGTTAGCGATACAAAGGGGGGGCAGTAGCATACGATAAACCGAAACGATAGCATGGAAAAGGAAAGTGCTCCGAACAAAATACGAAACCATGAAGACACTCGCTTCATTCTTGGACGGATTGTAAAGTAACAAAAATGTATGCAACTAACACAAACGAAAGGTATGCGTGCGTGTGACCGTATCGGACAAATCACCGGTTACTCAAACTCACACTTTATAACGGAAATGCGAAGAATATTAACTGCTGCGGGGCAGTGCCAGAGCTTTAAAATTAATCTAATCTATCCACACAGTGGTGAACCAAATTTCGAATCTTAACTCGTCCGAAGGATCGAACCGAGTACGTAAACTTAACTTAACACGATCGTAACACGGGGCGGATTGAAAACTAAAGCATCAAATTTCGTTAAAGGATAGCTTGTGCGATGCTACCACACGCTTGTTGGCCTCCAACATCACCGTCGGGAATGAAGTGGGCAAATTTAAACGTAAGCTGGTCGTACAGCACCATATCCGGTGGGCTGGATGTGGGGTCACCCTCATGTGCTGTGCTCAATGTAGATCTCCTGGGCCGTATCCTAGAACCGATCCTTCGACGCCGCACTGTACTCCATCTCGGTGAGGTTTTGCATTTCCTGCAGCTCCTGGAACTTCTCGTGATCCCGAATGTGCGCATAGTTCGCAGCGAGGCACATCAAATAATGCACAAAGCTGAGTATGATCAGCAGACAGGATACCGTTGCTAAGATGAACATGATTTCACACTTTTCCACACCATCTTTGCAGAATGCTTTCACCTTGGCCGGTTCGCATATTTTCATGTCCTCTTGCTTTACTCCGGCGGGGAACATAAAGTCTAAAAGTACGGGGAagcataattaaatattactgGTGAGAAAAGGACAAATGCTGGCAAGTGTGCAATACTTACAAAACTGCGTCAGATCGATACAGTCCCGATGTGTCTGCACGTTCGTGTTGGCGCACATGTTCCAGAACACGGTAAACACAAACGTAACGATGGACAGAAAGCAAAGGATCAGGATCCACGCAATGTTAAGCACGTACGAGATGGCCATAAAGACGGCACACGATATGCGACCACCGACGCGTGAGCCCCACGCACGGTACACCTTGTGGCGGGTGGCACCCGTTGCCAGGAAGCCCACAAACAAGATCATTAGCCCGAGCGCACCCATCGTGGCACCGATCACGACGAAGATGATCTGAACCGCCTCGATCCAGGGTAGCCGCAGATGAAACACTTGATCGAGCATGATGATGGCCAGCGAGGTGCCACGGAACATGGTACCGCAGAACACTCCGACTCCGATAAGGCACATGACCGTCGCGATCAGTGTCGCGTACGGTATCCGCGTCACACATGACTTGCAGCATCCACCTGAAGACGATGCAATGAAACACGCAGAAAGGGGGGAAAGTTAATAAACCGCTAGAAATATTAGAAtgataaaagcaaaataagcTTAAcccaacataaaacaaaaacgatcacAAGAACGAAAAGCCCATCTGCGAAGGAAAATGTTGATAAATATACCCACAGAGTGACAGAGTGAATGAGTTAGTGAGGTGATCGGACAGGTAAGGTGAAATGTAACCAGCATATTGCGGTAGTTTTCATAAAAATCGATCTGTACGTATTATGTCGAACAACGATCGTGCTTGCTATAAATGATCTATCTGGTTTCGTTGTATTGAAAGAAATGGTTAGTGTCGTACGATGATTAAACAATTGATGTTGTCCGCACTGTTTAACACGGAAGCGTTAATAGTTTGCGGGTTTTGATTTCGACATTTCGTTTGATTCGGTTATACGGGACGTGTTATGGATGTTCGAAAGCAatatggaaaggaaaacatgttATTGATATTTCTAGTTTTACAAACGAATAGCATCATTTTTAGATTACGTTTCTGGATGTAttgaattgattattttttgtcaGATATTCGTGATACTTAAAAGttcgaaaaaaatgcaattaaaacgattgtttcgattgtttcgAAAAGAATCTTGAACAGTCTTGAAACATTGAATGATTCGAAGCCGGGAATTATGATATTGATGTCCATGATAAAACTCctattgaacaaaaacaaagatgattttcatttaataCTTTGATAGAGAACCATGTTAGTACATAAAACATTTCCCTTAGAATGAACTTCATACAGCGCGCtatataaaatacattttcatgaaaatagtCCCTTAATTGATcgctaatgatgatgatgatggtgatggtaatGGAACTGGTTCCACGAAATGATTTAAGCGTAACATTTAATACAGCTCCGGTGCCGGTTTGCCGGTACGGTAACAGATGAAGGTGCACACATGAATCATTGGCCCCGTTGGCGGTCTCGTGAAGTGGAACACAATACAGAAACGGAAACATAAAGTTTGCGATGCGCGTAGTGTTGTGTTCGTGCGCATTCGGGTACCCTCTGGGTACCCGGTAAATACCTTTCCGCGGTGGTTTGCCGTGTAGAGTCGTCTCCGAATATCGATCCACCGATAAGTTCGAACGATAAGGAAGGCTACGCCGTTGCAAACCACTGTTAAGGGCTGCCTGTTGCTGGGGTAGTGTGTTGTAGGCACGGGTAAGGGCACCATCGTCATCGAAGTTGGTTTCGAGCAGAAAATCGTCCCGTATCTGCCCGGTCGGTGTTCGGTTACGATTGCTGGTCATGGTTGCAGGATGGGGCGATCGCGTGTGCAGGTCAGGTTCCGGTACGGGTTTCTTCTTTCGGTCCGGGTAGACGGATGTGGCTGACAGTCGTCCGCTCACCGTTTGAACTGTCGGAGGATGCGCGATACAGAGacacaaaacccaaacacacagacacaaacgtTTCGTATGATTCACAGAGACGTCGGTTGGGTGGAATTACTACTATTCCATCAGAACCGAGGGGCAGCGTGGTTTACGAAATAGAACTAACAGGAACACACGAACCGTAATCGTGCAATCAAAACGGTACACAAAATCTATCGTCTCATCGCTTGCTTGCTTTCACGCGGTTCTCCTGATCCAGTATAGCCAACGTGCGCCTACTGCGACCTACTTTATCGACCCAAGGGTTACGTAGTCACTTGTTGTATCTTCATGCAAAACATCCAACTGTGGgctgaattaaaaatttaaccaTTCGTCACCATTCGTTCCCTTCTCGCTATAATGTACCGTGACCTTAAGGGCAGCGCCGTCACACTAATTGAGTCAGAGAGTGCGTTAATTATTACACACACGGGAATGCACGCGTACACCACTCACTCGAATTCGTACAGCCCGTCGTTttgaatgggggaaaaaagtacTATGAACAACGCTCTGGATCAACAACATTCCAAACCCGCAAATGCAACTTGCTTGCCAAGGGTGGGGGATGATGATGTTCAACACACTAATACCACGGCAAGTTCAAAACACTCTCAACAAGTGGGGGAATGGAATTGAAACACGattaaatgattgttttccCGTCGGAAATTGTACAATCTTCATTAAAACCACTTCGATTGTCCATTAAACTACTGGCTTTTACAATTAAACGTTTAATTAAGCGGGCTGCACCTTGGTCAAATGCGATTGAAACCCCACCTTAACCGATCGTCTACTGCCACTGTGTCTGCCCTGTGTAGTAGTGTTGGTTACTTGAGCAACATCTCTTTGTCGATTTAACGCAGCAGGTACCAGTATTCGACGAAGCCTTACTACCTCATTATCTTATCTTTCACTGATAAAAAGGATAAGGAAAAACCTTCTGTTTTCCCATGATAACCATACTATACAGGGAAGGCCGAATAACGGCTACACTTTTTCTTGCTCATACCTACCCATCGTTTTAGTTGATATTACTTCGACTCCTCCGGAATGTGCTGCTGCTTGGTGGGGAAAAAGGGTGGAACACCTCTTTTTTATATGCGCTGCTTTTCACTCCCACAAGATGAAGAAACCAAAAGCCACGAATAATCGTGTTTCGCACACAAATTTGTATCACTTTACACGATCCTTGTCCCTCCAAGATAGCGGTTAAACGTGACCATGGATTTTGCAAAGTTTTCATTCACAAAACATAAttctaaacaacaaaaaacctgaGCAGCAAATGCACGTAAACAAATTTTTGTAGCACGCCAAGACCGTTTGACGTTTCTTGACTTTCTCTTTATGTCGACTTTGGTGAAAGGAGAAGCCGTCAAATGGAAaggatttataatttttggtGTACTCATTGATAAAAATCTGCAGATAAAATTAGAAACTTCTTCTCCAtttttgaaatgaataaagaaaCTAAATGAGGAAATTAACGTACAAGCCAAATAAAACTAGCAAAAACTGCCAAGTCGACATACGTTTTTTCCAAGCGGGCACATTTCACGCACACGGGTTTGACGTTTGATGGAGTTTCAATTCGAAAGGGAAATTCAGCCCAACGAATagcagtttgttttgtttatacaGCGCGCTTGTGTTGCTCCGTAATTGCAACTTATTTTTTCCCAGCAAACGTGCTAACGAGGAGATTCCAACTATGACTCCGTCAGACTTTGATTTCGTGGCAAAGCACGTGTACATCAACTTGGAGCATGTCAATCGTTACCTCGGTAAAGCGAAAATTGCTTCTAAATTTCTCTCCAACGGAAACAATGCTGACGATTTGCTGGAGACTTTACTCACCATCGCAAAGGAAGAAGTACCGGAACCAGCAAGTGCAGCGAAAGTGTTCGATCTTCTGGAGCGCCCCAGTGAGGAAGAAATTGACACACTATTCGATACAATCCGTTCACGACCATCCAgtgccaacagcagcaacaagaaTCAACGACATGGATCTTTCAAGAAAACAACAGCCGCACCATTGCAACAATCACGATTGCTGAACGAAACCAACTTGATATCGAACACAATTACATCGTTGGGTACTTCCTGCCCCGATCTGACTGGATCGGCCAACAAATCCACCCCTGCACCGTTCAAACAACCTGCGATCGATGTAGAAGCGCTGGTTAATAAGTTACGACAGTCGATCAATGTGCTGGGTTCGATCGAAAACGAGAGGATTGAGAACATCGATCTGCCACAGATCCGTCAGCAGTTCCAGCGAGAATGGGCAAGCGACATGAAGGCTTGTCGCAACGTAGAGGCCTTGCTGGATGAGTTCAAGCGGCAGACAGATAAAAATGGATCGGTTGCAATTAAGAAGGAACCACTGATAAGCAGTGAGCTAGTGAAATCGATGAAACAATTACAAACGGTAAGGGACGGGGTTTTATTTGACTGCAAAAGTATGATGAAGCATGACACCGTGATTAATTTGTTTGGCGTTCCTTTCAGAAATTACATTACGCGGTATCGATTAGAAACGCTGAAGTACTACCCGACATGACAAAAACGCTCAGCAAGGAAGTATTCCCGCTGTCCCAGTGTTTCGATACGATCGACGAAACCATCAGACAGAAGCAGCTGTAAAATCCCTGTAAGCTGTGTACCATATTCGGTTTATTAAATACATAGGTTACTTCTTTATAATCAATATGATCGTTTTATAGCTTATCGTTTTGTAAAAGCGAAACCTCGGGGTGATCAGATTTCTATATCACCTCACGAATTGAACGatcaaacaccaaaaaaaaacgcatttatTCTACATGtaaatagatatatttttccattcaaatACATTCGTAAAACAACGTGATAAATGATTAGAAACGATATCCTTAGAATGACTGTTGGTCAGTTGGGTTCTCCCTTGCTTTacaatttggttttgttgatgaATATGTTCTGGTATTGTGGCAGCGGCGTTCCGTTCCTTGGCCGTTCACCACGGTGCCacgactctttttttttatcttttcctaTACATCCTTCAATGcaggtttgctgttttttgatATTGAAGCCTTTGGtatttggtacaaaaaaatattaaatatttcattatattGCGCGCTTCTCCTTTGCTGCCGTTTCCACCTGGCTATCAATCCCTAAAGCGCGAAGGCTCTAAAATTTGAGGGTAGAATTATGACTTTCGTTTTTTCCCTCCGCCGTATGTCATCATTTAGTACATCCAACAGCTAGTTGGTAGTGCAGTTCTGTACATTATGCGTGTGTgcgctctatctctctctctctctttttcgtcTTTCTTAACCGCGAATTCAATCGTCACCGCCCGTGATGGTGTTAGTGGGCGAACCGGTCGTCGATGGTGGTGCTGTACCGGTACCGGAATCGGTCGGCGACGGTGTCTCCAGCTTCCGGCGATTGTTGCGCCGTCCGATCAGTATCACCACCTCGCCCGTCTTGATCGCCTTGAACACATTGATGGCTTCCTGGTGCGAGAGACCCTGGAATGCTTTCCCGTTCACCGACAGGATCTCGTCACCGGCCTGTAGCGTACCCTTCTCTGCCGCCTGCCCGTTCGGATAGATCGTCTTCACGTAGATGCCCATCGAGCCCTTGGGCGAGTCCTTACCGCCGACAATGGAAAATCCGAGCGCTTTTGCTCCGTTGCCTTTCGAAAAGCGAGCCTACAAGCGAGTgttaaaaaaacgtttaaacgGACGGTGCGTAATACGTTTGGAGTATGTATTTCTAATCGGTATATGCTTACCTGCCGGATGGTAAATGCATTCGGTCCGTGGCGTGGAAGGGTACAGAACTTGCTCTCCTCAATGCTATCCTCTTCGTCGTCCTCCTCGTTCTCATCACCTTCACCCGTGTGGCGGTTCAGATGGCGCACATGATCCGGTCCAAGCTTGCTGCCGTCCGCAAATGTAATGCTAGCGTTCGATTTGACCAAGCCGTTACCGACGGTTGATTCGGAAATCTATCAATAAATAGTGTAGAAATAGAGAATGAATTATTATAAATGAATAGAATGTCTATTCGTCTAGGCATCATATGGTCTACAAAAGATCAACTTAATTCAAAATGTGTAACACATTTCAAGCAACAAGTCCTTCTTGTTCCAAGCAACATAAACCGTTTGGAAAACGGGGTGAGAAGCGGGTCGGGACGTTATATGGTACAAAATTAGATAGCTCATAAATTTCCTTCCGATCTTTCCTACTTGGTGTACCATATAGGACCTCAAGCGGGCACAGTGACAATGTGCCGATACTGGCAAGACTTGCGGAATATAAAGGAGCCCGCGAGACTAATGACTAACGTTCTccaaaaaaacagtttaaaaaacCCCTCATGATCAACTACGGGCGTAAGtaggaagaaagaaagtttAGCATAATGCGTTCCGTTAGACGTTTTACTTTCGTGCAACCCCAAAAATAGTCCGTTGACGAAAAGACATTCCAACCGATGCGTCATTCTTTTCGTCATGTATCACGATCGCCAGTCCGCCAACTTGCCTACTGAACAACTCTCCACTAATGGATGAAGTACAGcaattgttttgacatttattATAGCATGATTCTAGTGTTTTGTTGATTCGATTACTGAGTCAGCCTTAAGTGACAGTTCTGGAGAGGTATTGCTTGTATCAGTTTGAGAGCTAGAGACAGATCAATCGCACAAGATCGTAATGGATTTGATCgtagaaaagaaagaatcGCATTAAGACCTGCTGCCAGTTGTTATGAACGTGTCTTCATCGCGTTAACGATGACCCGTTGATCTCAATGCGCTTCTTGTGCTTTTTAATTGTCAGCAAGCACTGTTGTTCCGCCGGACAGTAATCGTCAGAAGAGTGTGTCAAAAACCAGCGAACGAGGGCGGAAGAGATCAGAGTCAGTTTAGAGATATAGGAGACAGAGCAACAAAACCTCCAACAATactaaagcaaataaagcgaaaaaaaaacgaggtcTTGTgtaaaatcgatcgaaactGCTTGGTTTGCATGGTTGCACGGAACTACAGAGCTGCAGCCCGCTTAGTCCGACCTGGTCTCCAGTCTTCACTGGTCTAATTATTAGCCGCTGCATACCGGTAGAAGCACTTTCGCAGACCTGCGTGAAATTCACACTGCAGCAGCTGTGGTTGGGGCTGTGGTTTAACTTTTGTTGTGCGCCTTAATTGAATTGGCTAATTTAGATGAGTCGGATGATCGGgtagcttcatttttttccggcctcttcttttttttttggtgaaagatTCCAAAAAGCACGAATAGAAACGATTTGCTGGTAGAAAGCTTACGATGGTGTAAGATGGATCGGTTCCAACCAAAAATCCGATCGAGAGTTTGCGAAAGGGAGTGGAAATTAATTCGCTGGACAGCAGCGaagttgaaaagcaaaaccaaaagcaCTTTGTGCAAATTTCCccccgagaaaaaaaaacgagtggaAAAATAGTAACCAAATTAGTTAAATCTAAATCGAAAACAGTTCGAGATGAAGTAGTTGAAGCAATGTGATGTAACTTCCGTTGGGAGAAGTATCATAAACGGAGCAACAGATCATCTCATCCTAATGTTACGAAACGGATATCATTGAGTAATGAGCTGTCACTCAGAGTACAATGGTTTTGTAAGGTTTAATTTTACGACCCAACTGGGAACTCCTTATCGAAGAATCTCAAGCTTATTGCCCGCGTAACGGAACGCCGAAACTGTTACCGAAGAATATCTAACTGTTCTAACTCAAGCCATCAAGCCTTGGAAGGGAACTTCACCAAAAATGACATTAGCGTAGCGGAACCGTTACATTGTGCCTCATGTCTGCCCAGTAACGGTGATCATATGCTAAAATGGAAGTAACATAAATAATTTAGTTCCCCTTGAAGCACTCAAGACCTTCGTGCCGTCTATTACAATATCTATAGCGAACCACGTACAGACAATCCCGCGTATGGAACGCAACACGCGTAGTAAATCTTTTTCCAATTTCTACTAATTAGGACTTCCGATCACGTTCTTCAATTCATGCTGTCATGCTTATAGGAAAGCCCAAACGATTCCGACGACGGCCATTGACCGCGTGTGGTATAAACATTTCGAACTAAGAATTCGCAGAAACCAATGTCTTCCAATGTTGACTCGTACTACTCAAAAACCGTATCTCTGTGTTCGGAACTGTTGGGAGGTGAAATTGTACTGCTTGCTTGGCAGAACTGGCACATAGTCTGATGATCAATGAAGAAAAGGAacagtaaaaacaaacaatcataaCAGCATCCGAGCCGTGAATGACGGGGACACAACCATCTCCATGGTAATGTTGTCTAGGCCATGTGGTAACGCAAGCGGATTTGAATTAACTAAGGCAACCCTTGCCACGGATGGACCATTTGTGTACATTCcattgaaaaataatgcaCACACCTAAACACTCCCTGCATTTGCTGGAACAATTGCGGCACGTTTACGACACCCGAGGTCATGAGCACCCGAGATCTCCGTCCCTAGGTGAAGGCCATAACGCAGCACCCCGTCCTCCCCGATGTCTGACAGTTACGATTACGAAGAGTTAGTTTTTCTTAGACCAACAAAATCTGTGTCCACGTCCTTTCAATCAACTCCAAACGGACGATGGCAAACGAGCATAATGATCGCGTGGGCGTTTTTGAGGCCCTCCTCACGGGAGGCACGTGGATTTAGAGCAGCACCAACTGACAGCTGTAATAGCTTGTGCATGATAGCCTGCACTACGAAGAACTAACCGAACGATGGCAAACGGGTGATTAggtcaacaaacaacaaccccGTCAAAACCCCGTCGTATGGGAGTTTAAAGCAACGTGCAGCAAATGGTCAGGAAATGTGTGGGATGGCCGCATTCGAGAGTGCACCTTCGGGATTGCTAATGCGCACGTGGTGGTGGCAACGCTTTTCTGTTGAATCACCTGCGATAAGAGTGATCGATTCTGAGCCTCACAATGCGTGGGCAGCATGTTCAAGTAGGTTTTTGCTGTCGATAAACGCCATCATCGATCGGTTGTTTGGGCGGAAGATAATCACCGTGTGCTTTCGTGTGTTTGCAACTGATGTTTGGGCAGACCTTCCGAAAAGGGCGTGATCCATATGGAAAACAGCGGTTTGTCTTTGGTGTAAATAGGAACGCACATTAAACTCATCGATttcggggattttttttccagcgACATCGAAGGGAAATAGTTGATCGTTGActgtttatttaaatgatcAGTCATTGGTGTGGCGATCATTTGACATTAATCTTTCGGTTTGTTATGTTTAGGAATAGTGTGACTTCGAAGAAATAAAGCCATTTTCAAGGGAATTGATTTCGTTAGTTAAAACCATCCGTCAGAT
The DNA window shown above is from Anopheles funestus chromosome 3RL, idAnoFuneDA-416_04, whole genome shotgun sequence and carries:
- the LOC125768407 gene encoding neuronal membrane glycoprotein M6-a isoform X2; this translates as MTSNRNRTPTGQIRDDFLLETNFDDDGALTRAYNTLPQQQAALNSGLQRRSLPYRSNLSVDRYSETTLHGKPPRKGGCCKSCVTRIPYATLIATVMCLIGVGVFCGTMFRGTSLAIIMLDQVFHLRLPWIEAVQIIFVVIGATMGALGLMILFVGFLATGATRHKVYRAWGSRVGGRISCAVFMAISYVLNIAWILILCFLSIVTFVFTVFWNMCANTNVQTHRDCIDLTQFYFMFPAGVKQEDMKICEPAKVKAFCKDGVEKCEIMFILATVSCLLIILSFVHYLMCLAANYAHIRDHEKFQELQEMQNLTEMEYSAASKDRF
- the LOC125768414 gene encoding uncharacterized protein LOC125768414; amino-acid sequence: MTPSDFDFVAKHVYINLEHVNRYLGKAKIASKFLSNGNNADDLLETLLTIAKEEVPEPASAAKVFDLLERPSEEEIDTLFDTIRSRPSSANSSNKNQRHGSFKKTTAAPLQQSRLLNETNLISNTITSLGTSCPDLTGSANKSTPAPFKQPAIDVEALVNKLRQSINVLGSIENERIENIDLPQIRQQFQREWASDMKACRNVEALLDEFKRQTDKNGSVAIKKEPLISSELVKSMKQLQTKLHYAVSIRNAEVLPDMTKTLSKEVFPLSQCFDTIDETIRQKQL
- the LOC125768407 gene encoding neuronal membrane glycoprotein M6-a isoform X1 translates to MVQTVSGRLSATSVYPDRKKKPVPEPDLHTRSPHPATMTSNRNRTPTGQIRDDFLLETNFDDDGALTRAYNTLPQQQAALNSGLQRRSLPYRSNLSVDRYSETTLHGKPPRKGGCCKSCVTRIPYATLIATVMCLIGVGVFCGTMFRGTSLAIIMLDQVFHLRLPWIEAVQIIFVVIGATMGALGLMILFVGFLATGATRHKVYRAWGSRVGGRISCAVFMAISYVLNIAWILILCFLSIVTFVFTVFWNMCANTNVQTHRDCIDLTQFYFMFPAGVKQEDMKICEPAKVKAFCKDGVEKCEIMFILATVSCLLIILSFVHYLMCLAANYAHIRDHEKFQELQEMQNLTEMEYSAASKDRF
- the LOC125768407 gene encoding neuronal membrane glycoprotein M6-a isoform X3, coding for MGGCCKSCVTRIPYATLIATVMCLIGVGVFCGTMFRGTSLAIIMLDQVFHLRLPWIEAVQIIFVVIGATMGALGLMILFVGFLATGATRHKVYRAWGSRVGGRISCAVFMAISYVLNIAWILILCFLSIVTFVFTVFWNMCANTNVQTHRDCIDLTQFYFMFPAGVKQEDMKICEPAKVKAFCKDGVEKCEIMFILATVSCLLIILSFVHYLMCLAANYAHIRDHEKFQELQEMQNLTEMEYSAASKDRF